GCCGCTGCGGGTCACGAGTACGTACCCGTCCGGCCGTGTGAGCGGCGCTCCGGCCAAGGGTCCGTGAGCCAGCGGAAGCTTCCAAGTCTGCTCGCCCGCGGCGTTCCAACACCAGAGCTCGTTGGCCGGCGTCACCAGCATCACGCACTCGCCGACGCGGCGCGGGCCCCAGAGCGGTCGACCATTGAGCGACCAGGTTTGGACCTGCTCCAGAGTGGGCAGTTCGAAGGCCGCCACGGCGTCGCGCGCGTTGATCGCGAACGCCATGTTGCCCAGCACGATGGGCGCGCCCGCCAACGGTTCCGTGAGCGTGACATCGCGCTCGATTTCCAGATTCGGCTTGGGATCGTCCTTCACGACGAGCAACGATAGCTTTCCTTCCTCGTCGGCGGTGAGGAGATGATTCTCGTCGACCGTTGTTGGACCAAAGCGCCGGAACGACTGGTCCGCCGCCGCGCGCGGCTGGTACGGCTCCAACAGGTTGCCTTCACGCGCCGGATCGATGACATAAACACGGCCTTCCTGGCCGGTCAGCGCAAGGCCTTCACGAAAGCGATCCGGCGAGGAGGTCAATGGTTCCGGCAAGACGATCCAGCGCGACGTACCATCCGGCGCGAGTTGCAGCAGGCGCTCGGCGTTCGGTTCCACTGCCCAGATCTGTGAGCCGTCGTCGAGTTGCAAGGGAGGTGTTTGCAGCGCGGCGGGATCAATCGCTTCCGGCCACGTCGCGACCGTGGACGCGGCGCTCGCGATGCCGCCGCGGCCGATCTCGGCCGCCGCGATGCGAAAAACGCCGCCGGACGCGTCGAGGAGGATCATCGTCTGCCCGTCGGTCGATTGCGTTACGCCTCCCAGGCTTGGCATCGCCAGCTTGGTTTCCCAAATCGTCTCGCGCCGCGAGGTACGCACCGCCATCGCTATCGCCCCCCAACCCGATCGGGGACGACGGAGCAAGAGCAACGAATCGCCAGTCAGTTGCAGCGGCTGCAGGAACACCGAGTTCTGCAAAGTCACGCCGTCAGGCGCCAGCTTGGCGCTGGTCGATTGAATGCCGTAGCGCGACAGATCCTCGCCCGCCACCCACACCCGGCCGTCTTTCACCAGCGAAAAATGCGTGAGCGGCTCGAGCAACGTGGCGGCCCGTTGCGCGAGCGGCGAAAGTGGCTTACCCTGTCCTGGCGCGGCGATCTCGAACGAAAAAATGCCGCCGCGATCGGTCACGGCGTGCAACACGCGGCCTTCGACGACGAGCGGCGTATCGACGTGTCCTCCGAGCGGTTCCGTTTGTTGCGCCGTAAGTTGCAAGCCGGCCTCGTCGACAAGCACAACTCGTAACTGGCTGTCTTTGAGCCCGATGTTCTCGCTGACAATCAAATAGCGGCTCACGGCCGTCGGCGCGACGAGAATGGCGCCGGTCTCGTGGCCTAGATACAGCACTTCGCGGCACACTGGCGCTTCCGGCGACAACACGTACAGATTGGAATGCGAGCCCAATTGGTAGACCAGCTTCTTGCGCGCGTCGATGGCCGGCGCAGTATCGAGCGATTGCGGCAACTGCCAGCCGCCGGCAATGCGGCCCGACTGCAACTCGATGCGATAGAGCTTGCCGGAATGCGAGGCCAGCAAGACCTCATTGCCGAACAACGCCGGCGCGGCGGAAAAGGTCTCCTCCCAGGATTGTCGCCAACGCAACTTGCCGGTGGCGATTTCAATTCGCGACAACTCGCGTCGCTCGGAGTCCGCAATGAGCGCATCGCCGGCATTTACGCCGGCCAACAACATCGGCGCGAGATACGTTCCTCGGCCCATCGCGCGGCGCCAGAGCGGCTCGCCGGTCTGTGCGTTCAAAGCAGTCAGGCTGCCGGGCGTCGCGGCAAACATCACCGACGGCGGATCGCTTCCCACTGCGCCGGCGCTGGTGCGCGTCACCAATGTCAGCGTGGAGCGCACCGGCGACGTCGGTTCGTCCGTCGTGGCGTCACGGGACAGCTCGAATGGCTGCACCGCGCCGATCTCCGCTTGCGAAACCGATTTCATCGCCGCGGCGAGTCGGTCCTCGTCCACGAGCTTCGGATACTCCTTCAACAATTCCTGGCGCGCGTCGTAAGCAATCTCCAGTTGGGTAGGCAATTCCTCCGCCGCCGTGGACGCCAGCTTTCTCGCGACCTGATTGATGGCGGTGATCGTCGCCGCCAAGCGTGCTTCGCGCGCCAGCGTGCGGCGCGTGACGTCGAGCGAATCAGCCACCGCGCTCAAACGCTCTTCGTTGCGAATCGCCGCCGGAACATATTGCTTGACCAGCGAGAGCGCCTCGTTGCTTTGCGTGATCAAATCCTTGTCCGGCGATTGCGCTGCGCGCGCTGCGAGCCCCGCGGCGATGTCCGGCAACAGCCCGGCCAATTCCGCGCGGAACTGCGGGAAGGCCTCTTCACTGGAGATCTCGTTCAACGTGGTCCGCGCGGTATCGAGCGCGGCGGTCAAGTCGCGCGAGCCTTCCACATGCTGACGAATCTGGGACAAGCCGCGCATCACGCGGGCGTTCGAAACATCCTTGTGGTTGGAATAGTCCGCCAGGTATGCGTCGATCTTTTCGATCGCCTGCGTGTAGGCGCCGTTCTTGTAATCGCTTTCCGCCACGCGGAACGCATCCTCGCCGGACGCACGGAAGATCGACCAAAGCAGCGCGCCGACGACGATCAGCAACAGCGCCAGCCCGCCGCCGCCCAGCACCAACAGCGGCGAATCCCACACGCTGCGACGCCGCGCCCGCTTGTTGACCAGCATCTCGTCTTCGTCCGAGGTCACGTCGAGCTGCTCAGTAACGACGTCGGACTCGGTCAACTCCTGATCTTCGACCACTTCCTCCAATTCGTAGATCTGTTCGACCGGCACTGGAACTGGGCGAGCTGGCTCGGGCGCATACTTCTTGATCAACATGCTGGAGCCGCCCGCTTTCGGCGCGGGGACCGGAGGCGGCCCAGCCGTTTGCGATCGCGCGAGAGGTTCATCCAAAGGCGCCAGGCCCAAGTCGTCGTCGAGATTGATGTACTCATCCTGCGCGGACTTGGGCGGCAGCACCGACTTCGGCGCGAGGAGCAATCGCTCGCCCTGCGCGGGGGTGATGTGGCCTTTGTCGACGAGGAACTTGATTAGTAGTTTCGGATCATGCGGCGGCGGCGACTTCGTGACTTCCATGCGCAACCGAGCCACAAATGCCGACGGCACCAGGTTGCTTTTTTCAAGCGCCAGCAGAATGTCTTCGATGTCAGCCATCAGGAGTACGGAAGGGAACTAATGGTCAGTAGCGGTAGTGATGAATGTCTAATTTCTAAATCCGAATGACGAATCAAATC
The window above is part of the Planctomycetia bacterium genome. Proteins encoded here:
- a CDS encoding PQQ-binding-like beta-propeller repeat protein; translation: MADIEDILLALEKSNLVPSAFVARLRMEVTKSPPPHDPKLLIKFLVDKGHITPAQGERLLLAPKSVLPPKSAQDEYINLDDDLGLAPLDEPLARSQTAGPPPVPAPKAGGSSMLIKKYAPEPARPVPVPVEQIYELEEVVEDQELTESDVVTEQLDVTSDEDEMLVNKRARRRSVWDSPLLVLGGGGLALLLIVVGALLWSIFRASGEDAFRVAESDYKNGAYTQAIEKIDAYLADYSNHKDVSNARVMRGLSQIRQHVEGSRDLTAALDTARTTLNEISSEEAFPQFRAELAGLLPDIAAGLAARAAQSPDKDLITQSNEALSLVKQYVPAAIRNEERLSAVADSLDVTRRTLAREARLAATITAINQVARKLASTAAEELPTQLEIAYDARQELLKEYPKLVDEDRLAAAMKSVSQAEIGAVQPFELSRDATTDEPTSPVRSTLTLVTRTSAGAVGSDPPSVMFAATPGSLTALNAQTGEPLWRRAMGRGTYLAPMLLAGVNAGDALIADSERRELSRIEIATGKLRWRQSWEETFSAAPALFGNEVLLASHSGKLYRIELQSGRIAGGWQLPQSLDTAPAIDARKKLVYQLGSHSNLYVLSPEAPVCREVLYLGHETGAILVAPTAVSRYLIVSENIGLKDSQLRVVLVDEAGLQLTAQQTEPLGGHVDTPLVVEGRVLHAVTDRGGIFSFEIAAPGQGKPLSPLAQRAATLLEPLTHFSLVKDGRVWVAGEDLSRYGIQSTSAKLAPDGVTLQNSVFLQPLQLTGDSLLLLRRPRSGWGAIAMAVRTSRRETIWETKLAMPSLGGVTQSTDGQTMILLDASGGVFRIAAAEIGRGGIASAASTVATWPEAIDPAALQTPPLQLDDGSQIWAVEPNAERLLQLAPDGTSRWIVLPEPLTSSPDRFREGLALTGQEGRVYVIDPAREGNLLEPYQPRAAADQSFRRFGPTTVDENHLLTADEEGKLSLLVVKDDPKPNLEIERDVTLTEPLAGAPIVLGNMAFAINARDAVAAFELPTLEQVQTWSLNGRPLWGPRRVGECVMLVTPANELWCWNAAGEQTWKLPLAHGPLAGAPLTRPDGYVLVTRSGAIVHVGADGAELAHVETGLSLQGAALVIGQHVVAPDSDGALHLIPLP